One Beggiatoa leptomitoformis DNA segment encodes these proteins:
- a CDS encoding PD-(D/E)XK nuclease family transposase, with the protein MIEVVPLKYGAIFKQAFGQPETFTQFVNDVLDINIHIDKVHTEYEYPNPVGFVRSKYDLFAEDIEQRIVVEIQHIKEEDFFDRFLYYHLVSLVEQIGSFQEYNFERTVYTIVVLTSVPRDGSVDFSCAVSDMNPTDERGCKLSIYPHRLVFLCPRLVNDKTPPKIKRWLELIEDSLDGKLEENNYSEKMFQAILDIIRKLNIDRDTLAQIKDEAAWEKAKQRFKEEGKQEGDKQARLETARVMLADGMSIETVLKYTGLIITDLSAFSKVK; encoded by the coding sequence GTGATAGAAGTTGTCCCCCTAAAATACGGCGCGATATTTAAGCAAGCTTTTGGTCAACCTGAAACCTTTACCCAATTTGTTAATGATGTATTAGATATTAATATTCATATTGATAAAGTTCATACCGAATATGAATATCCTAATCCCGTCGGGTTTGTGCGTAGCAAATATGATTTATTCGCTGAGGACATAGAACAACGAATAGTCGTTGAAATTCAACATATCAAAGAAGAAGACTTTTTTGACCGTTTTTTATACTACCATCTGGTGAGTTTGGTCGAACAGATAGGCAGTTTTCAAGAATATAATTTTGAACGAACCGTTTACACCATCGTTGTTTTAACCAGTGTTCCACGTGATGGCAGTGTCGACTTTAGTTGTGCCGTCAGTGATATGAACCCAACGGATGAACGTGGGTGCAAATTATCTATTTATCCACATCGTTTAGTCTTTCTTTGTCCTCGCTTGGTGAATGATAAAACGCCGCCAAAAATCAAACGGTGGTTAGAGTTAATAGAAGATTCATTAGATGGCAAATTAGAAGAAAATAATTATTCAGAAAAGATGTTTCAAGCAATTTTAGACATTATTCGTAAACTGAATATTGATAGAGACACGCTGGCGCAAATTAAGGATGAAGCCGCATGGGAAAAGGCAAAACAGCGGTTTAAAGAGGAAGGAAAACAAGAAGGTGATAAACAAGCTCGTTTGGAAACTGCACGAGTTATGTTGGCTGATGGAATGTCTATTGAAACCGTGCTGAAATATACGGGGTTAATTATTACAGATTTATCCGCTTTTTCTAAGGTAAAATGA
- a CDS encoding PD-(D/E)XK nuclease family transposase has product MIEVVPLKYGAIFKQAFGQPETFTQFVNDVLDINIHIDKVHTEYEYPNPVGFVRSKYDLFAEDIEQRIVVEIQHIKEEDFFDRFLYYHLVSLVEQIGSFQEYNFERTVYTIVVLTSVPRDGSVDFSCAVSDMNPIDERGRKLSIYPHRLVFLCPRLVNDKTPPKIKRWLELIEDSLDGKLEENNYSEKMFQAILDIIRKLNIDRDILAQIKDEAAWEKAKQRFKEEGMEEGDKRARLETARKLREKGFSLEETAELTGLAVADLSALFKIP; this is encoded by the coding sequence GTGATAGAAGTTGTCCCCCTAAAATACGGCGCGATATTTAAGCAAGCCTTTGGTCAACCTGAAACCTTTACCCAATTTGTTAATGATGTATTAGATATTAATATTCATATTGATAAAGTTCATACCGAATATGAATATCCTAATCCTGTCGGGTTTGTGCGTAGCAAATATGATTTATTCGCTGAGGACATAGAACAACGAATAGTCGTTGAAATTCAACATATCAAAGAAGAAGACTTTTTTGACCGTTTTTTATACTACCATCTGGTGAGTTTGGTCGAACAGATAGGTAGTTTTCAAGAATATAATTTTGAACGAACCGTTTACACCATCGTTGTTTTAACCAGTGTTCCACGTGATGGCAGTGTCGACTTTAGTTGTGCCGTTAGTGATATGAACCCAATTGATGAACGTGGACGTAAATTATCTATTTATCCACATCGTTTAGTCTTTCTTTGTCCGCGCTTGGTGAATGATAAAACCCCACCAAAAATCAAACGGTGGTTAGAGTTAATAGAAGATTCATTAGATGGCAAACTAGAAGAAAATAATTATTCAGAAAAGATGTTTCAAGCAATTTTAGACATTATTCGTAAACTGAATATTGATAGAGACATACTTGCGCAAATTAAGGATGAAGCTGCATGGGAAAAGGCAAAACAGCGGTTTAAGGAAGAAGGTATGGAAGAAGGTGATAAACGAGCTCGTTTGGAAACTGCACGAAAACTACGCGAAAAAGGCTTCAGTCTGGAAGAAACCGCAGAATTAACAGGATTAGCCGTGGCTGATTTATCCGCTTTGTTCAAAATACCATAG
- a CDS encoding PD-(D/E)XK nuclease family transposase, translating into MIEVVPLKYGAIFKQAFGQPETFTQFVNDVLDINIHIDKVHTEYEYPNPVGFVRSKYDLFAEDIEQRIVVEIQHIKEEDFFDRFLYYHLVSLVEQIGSFQEYNFERTVYTIVVLTSVPRDGSVDFSCAVSDMNPIDERGRKLSIYPHRLVFLCPRLVNDKTPPKIKRWLELIEDSLDGKLEENNYSEKMFQAILDIIRKLNIDRDILAQIKDEAAWEKAKQRFKEEGMEEGLQIGKEEGDKQARLETARKLREKGFSLEETAELTGLAVADLSALFKIP; encoded by the coding sequence ATGATAGAAGTTGTCCCCCTAAAATACGGCGCGATATTTAAGCAAGCCTTTGGTCAACCTGAAACCTTTACCCAATTTGTTAATGATGTATTAGACATTAATATTCATATTGATAAAGTTCATACCGAATATGAATATCCTAATCCAGTCGGATTTGTGCGTAGCAAATATGATTTATTCGCTGAGGACATAGAACAACGAATTGTCGTTGAAATTCAACATATCAAAGAAGAAGACTTTTTTGACCGTTTTTTATACTACCATCTGGTAAGTTTGGTCGAACAGATAGGCAGTTTTCAAGAATATAATTTTGAACGAACCGTTTACACCATCGTTGTTTTAACCAGTGTTCCACGTGATGGCAGTGTCGACTTTAGTTGTGCCGTTAGTGATATGAACCCAATTGATGAACGTGGACGTAAATTATCTATTTATCCACATCGTTTAGTCTTTCTTTGTCCGCGCTTGGTGAATGATAAAACGCCGCCAAAAATCAAACGATGGTTAGAGTTAATAGAAGATTCATTAGATGGCAAATTAGAAGAAAATAATTATTCAGAAAAGATGTTTCAAGCAATTTTAGACATTATTCGTAAACTGAATATTGATAGAGACATACTGGCGCAAATTAAGGATGAAGCTGCATGGGAAAAGGCAAAACAGCGGTTTAAGGAGGAGGGTATGGAAGAGGGCTTACAAATAGGAAAAGAAGAGGGTGATAAACAAGCTCGCTTAGAAACCGCACGAAAACTACGCGAAAAAGGCTTCAGTCTGGAAGAAACCGCAGAATTAACAGGATTAGCCGTGGCTGATTTATCCGCTTTGTTCAAAATACCATAG